A stretch of the Mycobacteroides immunogenum genome encodes the following:
- a CDS encoding WhiB family transcriptional regulator, with protein sequence MPQPQQLPGPNADIWDWQMKGVCRGVDSSVFFHPDGERGRARAQREMKAKEMCRACPVLVQCRAHALAVAEPYGIWGGLSESERELILRRGVRRTA encoded by the coding sequence ATGCCGCAGCCACAGCAATTGCCTGGGCCCAACGCAGATATTTGGGATTGGCAGATGAAGGGTGTTTGCCGAGGAGTCGATTCGTCGGTGTTCTTCCATCCCGACGGAGAACGCGGCCGCGCTCGCGCACAGCGCGAGATGAAGGCCAAAGAGATGTGCCGGGCCTGCCCGGTGCTGGTGCAGTGCCGCGCACACGCGCTGGCCGTTGCTGAGCCGTACGGAATCTGGGGCGGGCTTTCCGAGTCCGAGCGTGAACTGATTCTGCGCCGCGGAGTACGCCGCACCGCCTGA
- a CDS encoding DUF5319 domain-containing protein — protein MRDHFPPGLPPDPFADDPHDPSAALDAIEPGQPLDPQERIAVEEDLADLAVYEALLAHKGIRGLVVCCDECQQDHYHDWDMLRANLLQLLVDGTVRPHEPAFDPEPEAYVTWDYCRGYADASLNEAATDRDGFR, from the coding sequence GTGCGCGACCACTTTCCGCCAGGATTGCCACCGGACCCGTTCGCCGATGACCCCCACGATCCATCGGCCGCGCTCGATGCGATCGAGCCGGGTCAGCCGCTCGACCCGCAGGAGCGGATCGCGGTGGAAGAGGATCTTGCCGACCTCGCGGTCTACGAGGCATTGTTGGCCCATAAGGGAATCCGTGGCCTCGTAGTTTGCTGCGATGAATGTCAGCAGGATCATTACCACGACTGGGACATGCTGCGTGCCAACCTGCTCCAGCTACTGGTTGACGGCACCGTCCGCCCACATGAACCGGCCTTCGACCCCGAGCCTGAAGCCTACGTGACCTGGGACTATTGCCGTGGATACGCCGATGCCTCGCTCAACGAGGCGGCCACGGACCGCGACGGGTTCCGCTGA
- a CDS encoding anti-sigma-D factor RsdA, whose translation MADGRGWFPGQGGWQENEGPEDLAALRRTNRMIDAIAADLPVATSDSDEYAVAMMLAAWREDVGREPMPAKPTLGQARNALRDRGGRSRLLATTVGSAAAVTLLFGGFGAAVYQSHPGDALYGLRTSLFGAPPAVRTDPVVLSAQTELAQVEKLISQGDWEGAQQQLGVAAARVNEVGDAQQKAALASRVQQAEVRIDAKDPQATVPPEMVTETPRIMLSPPSIAPVTSTTSDTTSTTATTSVTSTSVTTSDTTSTSAPTSTATSTPTTETSGSTSASTSAATSTSVTSVPTSTSTSVTLTTTPPSSASAVTSTPSSAPQTTTVPTVTPTSVPGVTPSATAPSTAPIVTVPTTPEGVTIVTTRPGVVDTPAITAPTTIEAPTPITRVPDAAVPNYQAPVNSPGSGNLHGSPGFGGNAGSGSDGPSRHMPAMTSIPAAPANPGGGSANQGSGSGTHGGE comes from the coding sequence GTGGCTGATGGACGCGGATGGTTCCCGGGCCAGGGTGGCTGGCAAGAGAACGAGGGGCCGGAGGATCTCGCTGCGCTGCGGCGTACCAACCGGATGATCGACGCCATCGCGGCCGATCTGCCGGTGGCCACCTCCGACTCGGACGAGTACGCCGTGGCGATGATGCTGGCGGCGTGGCGCGAGGACGTCGGGCGCGAGCCGATGCCCGCCAAACCCACACTCGGTCAGGCGCGTAACGCGTTGCGCGACCGTGGCGGACGCTCGCGACTGCTGGCCACGACGGTCGGTTCGGCGGCCGCGGTGACGCTGCTGTTCGGCGGATTCGGTGCGGCGGTCTACCAATCACATCCCGGTGACGCCCTGTACGGGTTGCGCACCTCGTTGTTCGGGGCGCCTCCGGCAGTGCGCACCGATCCGGTGGTGCTGTCGGCGCAAACCGAACTCGCTCAGGTGGAAAAGCTTATTTCCCAAGGAGATTGGGAAGGAGCCCAGCAGCAGCTTGGAGTGGCCGCCGCGCGCGTCAACGAGGTCGGTGACGCTCAGCAGAAGGCCGCGCTGGCCAGCCGCGTGCAGCAGGCCGAAGTCAGGATCGACGCCAAGGACCCGCAGGCCACCGTGCCGCCGGAGATGGTGACAGAGACGCCGCGAATCATGTTGTCGCCGCCGTCGATCGCACCCGTCACCAGCACAACCAGTGACACGACCTCGACCACCGCGACGACCTCGGTGACGTCGACATCGGTCACCACGTCCGACACCACATCCACGTCGGCCCCCACCTCGACCGCCACGTCGACGCCGACGACGGAGACAAGCGGCTCGACCTCGGCGAGTACCTCCGCCGCCACCTCGACGAGCGTGACATCCGTGCCGACTTCCACGTCCACGTCGGTCACACTCACCACGACGCCGCCGAGTTCGGCGTCCGCGGTCACCTCGACTCCGTCCAGCGCGCCGCAAACGACGACGGTGCCCACGGTCACGCCCACGTCGGTGCCGGGCGTGACGCCGAGCGCTACGGCGCCGTCCACAGCGCCCATCGTGACCGTGCCCACGACGCCGGAAGGGGTGACCATCGTCACCACCCGGCCTGGTGTTGTGGACACTCCCGCGATCACCGCGCCGACGACGATCGAGGCGCCGACACCGATTACCCGCGTGCCGGATGCCGCGGTGCCGAACTATCAGGCACCCGTCAACAGCCCGGGGTCGGGCAACCTTCACGGGTCTCCGGGGTTCGGCGGGAACGCGGGTTCGGGCTCGGACGGACCGTCGCGGCACATGCCTGCGATGACGTCGATCCCGGCCGCACCGGCCAATCCGGGTGGTGGATCAGCGAATCAGGGGAGTGGATCGGGCACGCACGGGGGCGAGTAG
- a CDS encoding sigma-70 family RNA polymerase sigma factor — protein MTSTESGLDDVVAAAVNGDRDALSEVLSAIRPVVVRYCRARVGTAERSGLSADDVAQEVCLAVIAALPRYQDQGRPFLAFVYGIAAHKVADAHRAMARDKSDPAENLPEQFDRHAGPEQEALNSESSRRMQALLEVLPEKQREILILRVVVGLSAEETADAVGSSAGAVRVAQHRALQKLKAEMTRAGDHRG, from the coding sequence ATGACAAGTACGGAGAGCGGGCTCGACGATGTCGTTGCTGCTGCCGTCAATGGCGATCGCGACGCGCTTTCCGAGGTACTTAGTGCCATCCGGCCCGTCGTGGTGCGATATTGCCGCGCGCGTGTCGGAACGGCGGAAAGAAGTGGTCTCTCCGCAGACGATGTAGCGCAGGAGGTGTGTCTCGCGGTGATCGCAGCGCTGCCTCGCTACCAAGATCAGGGACGCCCGTTCCTGGCGTTTGTGTACGGGATCGCCGCACACAAGGTAGCCGACGCGCATCGTGCGATGGCGCGGGACAAATCCGATCCCGCCGAGAACCTGCCCGAGCAGTTCGACCGCCATGCCGGCCCCGAGCAGGAGGCACTGAACTCCGAATCATCGCGGCGCATGCAAGCGCTGCTGGAAGTGCTGCCCGAGAAGCAACGCGAAATCCTGATCCTGCGCGTCGTTGTCGGCTTGTCCGCGGAAGAGACTGCCGACGCGGTCGGCAGTAGTGCGGGTGCGGTGCGGGTGGCGCAGCACCGCGCATTACAGAAACTCAAGGCCGAGATGACTCGGGCGGGTGATCACCGTGGCTGA
- a CDS encoding GuaB3 family IMP dehydrogenase-related protein — translation MRDLVEIGMGRTARRTYELDDVNIVPSRRTRSSQDVSTTWQLDAYRFEIPVVAHPTDALVSPRFAIELGKAGGLGVINGEGLWGRHADVEARIAEVIEVAQKEPEPSAAIRLLQQLHSAPIDPELLAAAIAEVRGAGVTTAVRVSPQNAQLLTPHLIAAGIDLLVIHGTIVSAERVARDGEPLNLKTFISELDIPVVAGGVIDHRTALHLMRTGAAGVIVGYGQTAGATTSGEVLGVSVAMATAIADAAAARREYLDETGGRYVHVLADGDIHTSGDLAKAIACGADAVVLGTPLAAAQEAAGEGWFWPNAAAHPSLPRGALLQVAVGERPPLSEVLAGPSDDPFGTLNLVGGLRRSMAKSGYCDLKEFQKVGLTVNS, via the coding sequence ATGCGTGACCTGGTCGAAATCGGCATGGGCAGAACCGCCCGCCGCACCTATGAACTCGATGACGTGAACATCGTCCCGTCGCGCCGCACCCGTTCCTCGCAGGACGTGTCGACAACGTGGCAGCTCGACGCCTACCGTTTCGAGATTCCGGTGGTGGCGCATCCGACCGATGCACTGGTGTCACCGCGCTTCGCCATCGAGCTGGGTAAGGCCGGTGGGCTCGGGGTCATCAACGGTGAGGGGTTGTGGGGCCGGCACGCCGATGTCGAGGCCCGCATTGCCGAGGTGATCGAGGTCGCGCAGAAGGAACCTGAGCCCTCCGCCGCGATTCGCTTGCTGCAGCAATTGCATTCGGCGCCAATCGATCCCGAGCTGCTGGCGGCGGCCATCGCCGAGGTGCGCGGGGCCGGTGTCACCACCGCGGTGCGGGTAAGCCCGCAGAACGCGCAGCTGCTCACGCCGCATCTGATCGCCGCGGGCATCGACCTGCTGGTCATCCACGGCACCATCGTGTCGGCCGAGCGGGTGGCCCGCGACGGCGAGCCGCTAAACCTGAAAACCTTTATCTCCGAACTGGATATCCCTGTCGTAGCCGGTGGCGTGATCGACCATCGCACCGCTCTGCATCTGATGCGGACCGGAGCGGCGGGCGTCATCGTCGGGTACGGGCAGACCGCGGGCGCGACCACCAGCGGTGAGGTGCTGGGTGTCAGCGTGGCGATGGCGACCGCCATCGCCGATGCCGCCGCCGCGCGCCGCGAGTATCTCGATGAGACCGGTGGCCGGTACGTGCACGTCTTGGCCGACGGCGACATCCACACCTCAGGAGACCTGGCCAAGGCCATCGCCTGTGGTGCCGATGCCGTCGTGCTCGGGACCCCGCTGGCCGCGGCGCAGGAAGCCGCAGGCGAGGGATGGTTCTGGCCGAATGCCGCCGCGCATCCGTCGCTGCCCCGTGGCGCGCTGCTGCAGGTGGCGGTGGGGGAGCGGCCGCCGTTGAGCGAGGTTCTTGCCGGGCCGTCCGACGACCCGTTCGGCACTTTGAATCTTGTTGGTGGGCTCCGCCGTTCGATGGCCAAGTCCGGGTACTGCGATCTCAAGGAATTCCAGAAGGTCGGCCTGACCGTCAACTCTTAG
- a CDS encoding DUF4333 domain-containing protein, translating to MSRWAALALTGLLLSGCEAHFSLGSSSPELAKAKLEAGLKDAITEKTGVALTNVRCDGPLKGEKGATQRCAVVDGEGKTIGVTVTATGVEGTKISFNWKVDDPAPGAAT from the coding sequence ATGTCGCGATGGGCGGCGCTTGCCCTGACCGGGCTGCTGCTCTCGGGTTGCGAGGCGCATTTCAGTCTGGGTTCGTCGTCTCCCGAACTCGCCAAGGCGAAGTTGGAGGCCGGGCTCAAGGACGCGATCACGGAGAAGACAGGTGTCGCGCTCACCAACGTGCGCTGTGACGGGCCGCTGAAGGGTGAGAAGGGCGCTACCCAACGCTGCGCTGTCGTCGATGGCGAAGGTAAGACGATCGGCGTCACCGTGACGGCCACCGGTGTCGAGGGGACGAAGATCTCGTTCAACTGGAAGGTCGACGACCCGGCGCCCGGCGCCGCCACATAA
- the guaB gene encoding IMP dehydrogenase — MTIAAGSVHTGGDDPHKVAMLGLTFDDVLLLPAASDVLPAGANTSSQLTKRIRLNVPLVSSAMDTVTEARMAIAMARAGGMGVLHRNLSVEDQAGQVETVKRSEAGMVTNPVTCSPANTLAEVDALCARFRISGLPVVDKGGALVGIITNRDMRFEADLSKPVAEVMTKPPLITARQGVTADAALGLLRRNKIEKLPIVDGDGRLTGLITVKDFAKTEQHPNATKDSDGRLLVGAAVGVGDDAWTRAMALVDAGVDVLIVDTAHAHNRKVLDMVGKLKAEVGERVDVVGGNVATRSGAAALIEAGADAVKVGVGPGSICTTRVVAGVGAPQITAILEAAAVCHPAGVPVIADGGMQYSGDIAKALAAGASTTMLGSLLAGTAESPGELIFVNGKQFKSYRGMGSMGAMQGRGATKSYSKDRYFQDDVLSEDKLVPEGIEGRVPFRGPLSTVMHQLTGGLRAAMGYAGASSIEELQRAQFVQITAAGLKESHPHDITMTAEAPNYYVR, encoded by the coding sequence ATGACCATTGCGGCAGGGTCCGTCCACACCGGCGGTGACGATCCGCACAAGGTCGCCATGCTCGGGCTGACCTTTGATGACGTGTTGTTGCTGCCGGCGGCATCGGACGTGCTTCCGGCGGGTGCGAATACCTCGTCCCAGCTGACCAAGCGGATCAGACTGAACGTCCCGCTGGTCAGTTCGGCGATGGACACGGTGACCGAGGCACGGATGGCCATTGCCATGGCCCGTGCCGGGGGCATGGGCGTATTGCACCGCAATCTTTCGGTGGAGGACCAGGCCGGTCAGGTGGAGACGGTGAAGCGGTCCGAAGCCGGGATGGTGACCAACCCGGTGACGTGTTCTCCCGCGAACACTCTGGCCGAGGTCGACGCACTGTGTGCGCGGTTCCGCATCTCGGGTCTGCCCGTTGTCGACAAGGGCGGGGCGCTGGTCGGCATCATCACCAATCGCGATATGCGGTTCGAGGCCGATCTGTCCAAGCCCGTCGCCGAGGTGATGACCAAGCCGCCGCTGATCACCGCGCGCCAGGGAGTGACTGCCGATGCCGCGCTGGGACTGTTGCGGCGCAACAAGATCGAGAAGCTGCCCATCGTCGATGGAGACGGCCGGCTGACCGGCCTCATCACCGTCAAGGATTTCGCGAAGACCGAGCAGCACCCCAACGCCACCAAGGACAGCGACGGACGGCTGCTGGTCGGCGCGGCTGTCGGTGTGGGCGATGACGCGTGGACGCGGGCCATGGCGCTCGTGGACGCGGGTGTTGACGTACTGATCGTGGACACCGCGCACGCGCACAACCGCAAGGTGCTGGACATGGTCGGCAAGCTCAAGGCCGAGGTGGGCGAGCGCGTCGACGTGGTCGGCGGCAATGTCGCGACCCGGTCGGGTGCCGCGGCGCTCATTGAGGCGGGCGCCGACGCGGTGAAGGTGGGCGTGGGCCCGGGCTCCATCTGCACCACGCGTGTGGTGGCCGGTGTGGGTGCCCCGCAGATCACCGCCATCCTGGAGGCGGCGGCCGTGTGTCATCCGGCCGGTGTTCCGGTGATCGCCGACGGCGGCATGCAGTACTCGGGCGATATCGCCAAGGCGCTTGCCGCGGGTGCGTCCACGACGATGCTGGGGTCGCTGCTGGCGGGCACGGCCGAGTCGCCCGGTGAGCTGATCTTCGTCAACGGCAAGCAGTTCAAGAGCTACCGCGGCATGGGGTCCATGGGCGCCATGCAGGGGCGTGGTGCGACCAAGTCCTACTCGAAGGACCGTTACTTCCAGGACGATGTGTTGTCCGAGGACAAGCTGGTGCCCGAGGGCATCGAAGGCCGGGTGCCGTTCCGGGGTCCGCTGTCGACCGTTATGCATCAGCTGACGGGTGGCCTGCGCGCCGCCATGGGTTACGCGGGGGCCTCGAGCATCGAGGAGCTGCAGCGCGCCCAGTTCGTACAGATCACCGCGGCGGGGCTCAAGGAGAGCCATCCGCATGACATCACCATGACGGCCGAAGCGCCGAACTACTACGTGCGTTAA
- the guaA gene encoding glutamine-hydrolyzing GMP synthase, which produces MAQTEQHGDRPVLVIDFGAQYAQLIARRVREARVFSEVIPHSASIDEIKERNPRAIVLSGGPSSVYEEGAPRLDPGVFDLDVPVFGICYGFQAMAQALGGTVAHTGTSEYGRTELTVAGGDLHEGLPGVQPVWMSHGDAVTEAPQGFTVVASSEGAPVAAFENRERRLAGVQYHPEVLHSPHGQQVLSRFLHEFAGIESAWTAANIAETLIEQVRAQIGDGRALCALSGGVDSAVAAALVQRAIGDRLTCVFVDHGLLRSGERAQVEHDFVAATGAKLVTVDASETFLGELAGVTDPETKRKIIGREFIRSFEGAVSDVVGNSDEGIQFLVQGTLYPDVVESGGGSGTANIKSHHNVGGLPEDLTFTLVEPLRLLFKDEVRAVGRELGLPEEIVGRQPFPGPGLAIRIVGEVTPDRLDMLRRADAIAREELTAAGQDRNIWQCPVVLLADVRSVGVQGDGRTYGHPIVLRPVSSEDAMTADWTRLPYEVLERISTRITNEVPEVNRVVLDITSKPPGTIEWE; this is translated from the coding sequence GTGGCGCAAACGGAGCAGCATGGCGACCGACCGGTACTGGTCATCGATTTCGGGGCACAGTACGCGCAGTTGATCGCGCGTCGCGTGCGTGAGGCGCGGGTCTTCTCTGAGGTGATCCCGCACTCGGCGAGCATCGACGAGATCAAGGAACGCAACCCCCGGGCCATCGTGCTGTCCGGTGGACCGTCGAGCGTCTATGAAGAGGGCGCGCCCCGGCTCGATCCCGGCGTATTCGATTTGGACGTTCCTGTTTTCGGGATCTGCTACGGCTTTCAGGCCATGGCACAGGCGCTCGGCGGGACCGTCGCGCACACCGGAACCAGCGAGTACGGCCGCACCGAGCTGACGGTTGCCGGGGGCGATCTGCACGAGGGCCTGCCCGGAGTGCAGCCGGTGTGGATGAGCCATGGTGACGCGGTTACCGAAGCGCCACAGGGTTTCACCGTGGTCGCCAGCAGCGAAGGCGCGCCAGTGGCGGCGTTTGAGAACCGGGAGCGGCGCCTGGCCGGGGTGCAATATCACCCCGAGGTGCTGCACTCGCCGCACGGCCAGCAGGTGCTGAGCCGCTTTTTGCACGAGTTCGCGGGCATCGAATCGGCCTGGACGGCAGCCAATATCGCCGAGACACTCATCGAGCAGGTGCGCGCGCAGATCGGCGACGGCCGCGCGCTGTGCGCGCTGTCCGGCGGGGTGGATTCCGCGGTGGCGGCGGCCCTGGTGCAACGTGCCATCGGCGACAGGCTGACCTGTGTGTTTGTCGACCACGGTCTGCTGCGCAGCGGTGAGCGGGCGCAGGTCGAGCATGATTTCGTGGCGGCGACAGGCGCCAAGCTGGTGACCGTCGACGCCTCGGAGACCTTCCTGGGCGAACTGGCCGGGGTCACCGACCCAGAGACCAAGCGCAAAATCATTGGCCGCGAATTTATTCGGTCATTCGAGGGCGCGGTCTCCGATGTCGTCGGCAATTCCGACGAGGGCATCCAGTTCCTGGTGCAGGGCACGCTGTATCCGGATGTCGTCGAGTCCGGCGGTGGTAGTGGCACGGCCAACATCAAGAGTCACCACAACGTGGGCGGATTGCCCGAGGATCTGACCTTCACCCTGGTGGAGCCGCTGCGGCTGCTGTTCAAGGACGAGGTCCGCGCGGTGGGGCGCGAACTGGGCTTGCCCGAGGAAATCGTTGGCCGCCAGCCCTTCCCGGGGCCGGGTCTGGCCATCAGGATCGTCGGCGAGGTCACGCCCGACCGGCTGGATATGCTGCGCCGCGCCGATGCCATTGCGCGCGAGGAACTTACCGCCGCGGGGCAGGACCGCAACATCTGGCAGTGCCCGGTGGTGCTGCTGGCCGATGTGCGCTCGGTCGGAGTGCAGGGCGACGGACGCACCTATGGACATCCCATCGTGCTGCGGCCGGTGTCCAGCGAGGACGCGATGACCGCGGACTGGACGCGGCTGCCCTACGAGGTGCTGGAGCGCATCTCGACACGGATCACCAACGAGGTTCCCGAGGTGAACCGAGTGGTGCTGGACATCACCAGCAAGCCACCCGGCACCATCGAATGGGAATGA
- a CDS encoding FAD-dependent oxidoreductase, with product MSSPVAVPVSPEADTDFDVLIVGSGFGGSVTAMRLTEKGYRVGVLEAGRRFADEEFAETSWDLRKFLWAPMFKCFGIQRIHLLSNCMILAGAGVGGGSLNYANTLYVPPDPFFNDPQWKGITDWRAELSPHYEQAQRMLGVVKNPTFTDADRLIKEVADDMGAGDTFVATPVGVYFGPSHDQTVGTKEPGVKVPDPYFGGAGPDRVGCTECGSCMTGCRVGAKNTLVKNYLGLAESNGAQVIPLTTVTAVQQGADGVWRVSTKSTGRWVRKQRKTYTAKYVVLAAGTWGTQNLLFKMKDKGLLPKLSQRLGVLTRTNSESIVGAGRLEYKDDLDLTHGVAITSSFHPTGDTHIEPVRYGKGSNAMGLLQTLMTDGDGPKSRWRQLIENARADMRGTFRMFNVTQWSERTVIALVMQHLDNSITTFTKKTLFWRRLDSKQGHGEPNPTWIPAGNEATRRLAAKIDGVAGGTWGELFNIPLTAHFLGGAVIGTGPENGVIDPYHRVYGYPSMYVVDGAAISANLGVNPSLSITAQAERAASLWPNKGETDLRPEQGLPYQRMAPVPPSHPVVPAGAPGALRHLPIEPVRSVS from the coding sequence ATGTCATCACCGGTAGCAGTCCCTGTATCACCCGAAGCCGATACCGACTTTGACGTGCTCATCGTCGGGTCCGGATTCGGCGGGAGCGTCACTGCCATGCGATTGACCGAAAAGGGTTATCGCGTCGGCGTCCTGGAAGCGGGCCGGCGGTTCGCGGACGAGGAATTCGCCGAGACCTCATGGGATCTGCGCAAGTTCCTGTGGGCGCCGATGTTCAAGTGCTTCGGTATCCAGCGCATCCACCTGCTGAGCAACTGCATGATCCTGGCCGGAGCCGGGGTCGGCGGCGGCTCGCTGAACTACGCCAACACGCTCTACGTGCCGCCGGACCCGTTCTTCAACGATCCGCAGTGGAAGGGCATCACCGACTGGCGCGCCGAACTCTCGCCGCACTATGAGCAGGCCCAGCGGATGCTCGGTGTGGTGAAGAACCCCACCTTCACCGACGCCGACCGGCTCATCAAAGAGGTCGCCGACGACATGGGTGCCGGCGACACCTTCGTCGCGACACCCGTGGGTGTGTACTTCGGACCGTCTCACGATCAGACGGTGGGCACCAAGGAACCCGGCGTCAAGGTGCCCGACCCCTACTTCGGTGGTGCCGGGCCCGACCGGGTGGGCTGCACCGAGTGTGGTTCCTGCATGACCGGATGCCGGGTCGGCGCCAAGAACACCCTCGTCAAGAACTACCTGGGATTGGCTGAATCCAATGGCGCCCAGGTCATTCCGCTCACCACCGTCACCGCGGTGCAACAGGGCGCCGACGGCGTGTGGCGGGTCTCCACCAAGTCGACCGGTCGCTGGGTGCGCAAGCAGCGCAAGACCTACACGGCCAAGTACGTGGTGTTGGCCGCCGGCACCTGGGGCACGCAGAACCTGCTGTTCAAGATGAAGGACAAGGGCCTGCTGCCCAAGCTGTCGCAGCGCCTCGGCGTACTCACCCGCACCAACTCCGAATCCATCGTCGGTGCGGGCCGGTTGGAGTACAAGGACGACCTGGACCTCACCCACGGTGTGGCCATCACGTCCTCCTTCCACCCGACCGGGGACACGCATATCGAGCCGGTCCGTTACGGCAAGGGCTCCAACGCGATGGGTCTGCTGCAGACCCTGATGACCGACGGCGACGGGCCGAAGTCGAGGTGGCGCCAGCTGATTGAAAACGCGCGGGCCGACATGCGGGGCACGTTCCGGATGTTCAACGTGACGCAGTGGAGCGAGCGCACCGTCATCGCGCTGGTGATGCAGCACCTGGACAACTCGATCACCACGTTCACCAAGAAGACGCTGTTCTGGCGGCGCCTGGACAGCAAGCAGGGCCACGGTGAGCCCAACCCCACCTGGATTCCGGCGGGTAACGAAGCGACGCGCCGCCTGGCGGCCAAGATCGACGGGGTCGCGGGCGGTACCTGGGGTGAGCTGTTCAACATTCCGCTCACCGCGCACTTCTTGGGTGGCGCCGTCATCGGCACCGGCCCGGAGAATGGGGTCATCGACCCCTACCACCGGGTGTACGGCTACCCGTCCATGTATGTGGTGGATGGTGCGGCGATCTCGGCGAACCTGGGTGTCAACCCGTCGCTGAGCATCACCGCGCAGGCCGAGCGCGCCGCGTCGTTGTGGCCCAACAAGGGCGAGACGGATCTGCGGCCAGAGCAAGGTCTGCCGTATCAGCGGATGGCGCCGGTGCCCCCGTCGCACCCGGTGGTGCCGGCAGGTGCGCCCGGCGCGCTGCGGCATCTGCCGATCGAACCGGTGCGGTCGGTCAGCTAG